In the genome of Flexistipes sinusarabici DSM 4947, one region contains:
- a CDS encoding diaminobutyrate--2-oxoglutarate transaminase: MEIFEQWESEIRAYCRAAPSVFKSASNAKQVDENGKEYVDFFAGAGVLNFGHNNPKMKEAMIEFLKEDGVAHSLDMYTSAKRSFIEKFVETILKPRNMKYKMQFTGPTGTNAVEAALKLARKVTGRDDVVAFTHGFHGMTLGSLACTANHYFRNAAGVSLDNVIRWPFGTGKNYMESLEDLKAMFNDPSSGVNAPAAFLVETIQAEGGVRVGSLEWLEGIQQLARDLGALFIIDDIQVGCGRTGSYFSFDGTDLDPDIIVLAKGIGGYGTPLAMTLNKPEYDEKWSPGEHTGTFRGQGLSFVAGTKALDYFDNDELMNKTKKHGEYMSFFLKDLAEGNDDVEVRGRGMIVGFDVTDGDKAKAIARECFENGMLIGVCGSRGEVLKFIPPLTIPEEDLKKGLEIFSDAYKKVIG; this comes from the coding sequence ATGGAAATTTTTGAGCAGTGGGAATCAGAAATCAGGGCTTACTGCAGAGCAGCCCCTTCGGTCTTTAAATCAGCTTCCAATGCGAAGCAGGTTGATGAGAACGGCAAAGAATATGTGGATTTTTTTGCCGGGGCCGGCGTCCTGAATTTCGGACACAATAATCCAAAGATGAAAGAAGCCATGATAGAGTTTTTAAAAGAAGACGGAGTGGCGCACAGTCTGGATATGTACACGAGTGCAAAAAGAAGTTTCATTGAGAAGTTTGTGGAAACTATTTTAAAGCCGAGAAATATGAAGTATAAGATGCAGTTCACCGGCCCTACGGGGACAAATGCTGTTGAGGCGGCTTTAAAACTGGCCAGAAAAGTTACCGGGCGAGATGATGTTGTTGCTTTTACCCACGGTTTTCACGGTATGACACTGGGCTCGCTTGCCTGCACTGCAAACCATTATTTCAGGAACGCTGCCGGGGTTTCACTTGATAATGTTATCAGATGGCCCTTTGGTACTGGAAAAAATTATATGGAATCGCTTGAGGATCTAAAGGCTATGTTTAACGACCCATCTTCCGGTGTAAATGCTCCTGCAGCATTTTTGGTTGAGACAATACAGGCTGAGGGTGGTGTAAGAGTGGGCAGTCTTGAATGGCTTGAAGGTATACAGCAGCTTGCCAGAGATCTTGGAGCACTTTTTATCATTGATGATATCCAGGTGGGATGCGGACGAACAGGCTCATATTTCAGTTTTGACGGTACAGATCTTGATCCTGATATAATTGTTCTGGCCAAAGGCATAGGCGGCTACGGAACACCCCTTGCCATGACGCTTAATAAGCCTGAATATGATGAGAAATGGAGTCCTGGAGAGCATACGGGTACATTCAGAGGTCAGGGACTTTCGTTTGTGGCCGGGACAAAAGCGCTGGATTATTTTGATAATGATGAACTGATGAATAAAACGAAAAAACATGGTGAATACATGTCGTTTTTCCTGAAAGACCTCGCAGAGGGAAATGATGATGTTGAAGTACGCGGAAGAGGTATGATTGTCGGATTTGATGTTACTGATGGTGATAAAGCAAAAGCAATTGCACGAGAATGCTTTGAAAACGGGATGCTTATCGGTGTCTGCGGAAGCAGAGGGGAGGTTCTTAAATTTATCCCTCCTTTGACTATTCCGGAAGAGGACCTGAAAAAAGGCCTGGAGATCTTTTCTGATGCATACAAAAAAGTAATTGGGTGA
- a CDS encoding NAD-dependent succinate-semialdehyde dehydrogenase encodes MAKTKLVATNPATEEVVYEKPLDSQEDIEAKLELSEKTYYDFWKKTSFEERAGYLRKVAKVMRDNLDDYAMPMVEEMGKPIKEARGEVQKSAWCAEHYADHAEEYLKKEYIESDATKSYVQYLPLGPVLGVLPWNAPFWLAARFYAPALMAGNTCLMKHDSHVPKCAEYITKAFVDAGVPEGVFQNLVITSASIEWVIRHDAVRAVSVTGSDFAGSKIASIAGSEIKPSVMELGGSDPSVVLSDANLEEAADTICLMRLINAGQSCIAAKRIIVEEPVYDKMIDLMKERFEKYKLGDPKDESTDVGPIARKDLRGDLHSQVQASVKEGARLVLGGEIPEGKGFYYPVTMLADVKPEMTASCEETFGPIAAVMKAKDADEALKLANATQYGLAASIWTDASRGAEMASEIESGQVAVNGIVKTDPRLPSGGVKRSGFGRELGPHGIKMFVNTQQVWIGPKKS; translated from the coding sequence ATGGCGAAGACAAAACTGGTTGCAACTAATCCGGCCACTGAAGAGGTTGTTTATGAAAAGCCTCTGGATTCCCAGGAAGATATCGAAGCTAAACTGGAGCTGTCAGAAAAAACGTATTATGATTTCTGGAAAAAAACCAGTTTTGAAGAAAGAGCGGGGTATCTGAGAAAAGTTGCGAAAGTTATGAGGGATAATCTTGATGACTACGCCATGCCTATGGTGGAAGAAATGGGCAAACCTATAAAAGAGGCGAGAGGTGAGGTACAGAAATCAGCGTGGTGTGCGGAGCACTATGCAGATCATGCGGAAGAATATTTAAAGAAAGAATATATTGAATCCGACGCCACCAAGAGTTATGTGCAGTATCTTCCATTGGGGCCCGTGCTGGGGGTTCTGCCCTGGAATGCACCTTTCTGGCTGGCGGCAAGGTTTTATGCGCCGGCACTTATGGCTGGAAATACCTGCCTGATGAAGCATGACTCCCATGTTCCAAAATGTGCTGAATATATAACAAAGGCATTTGTTGATGCCGGAGTTCCTGAAGGGGTTTTTCAGAATCTGGTTATAACTTCAGCAAGTATAGAGTGGGTGATACGTCATGATGCTGTACGTGCAGTTTCCGTTACCGGCTCTGATTTTGCAGGTTCCAAAATTGCATCTATCGCCGGCTCAGAAATTAAGCCTTCCGTTATGGAGCTGGGAGGTTCTGACCCAAGTGTTGTATTAAGTGATGCCAACCTTGAAGAGGCAGCCGATACTATATGTTTAATGAGGCTGATTAATGCAGGCCAGTCATGTATTGCTGCAAAGAGGATTATCGTGGAAGAGCCTGTTTACGACAAAATGATCGATCTTATGAAAGAGCGTTTTGAGAAGTACAAGCTTGGTGACCCCAAAGATGAATCTACAGATGTCGGACCAATCGCCAGAAAAGATTTAAGGGGTGATCTGCACAGTCAGGTACAGGCTTCTGTAAAAGAAGGTGCCAGACTTGTTTTGGGAGGAGAAATTCCTGAAGGTAAAGGCTTCTATTATCCTGTTACAATGCTGGCCGATGTTAAGCCTGAAATGACGGCAAGCTGTGAGGAGACATTCGGCCCAATTGCAGCCGTTATGAAAGCGAAAGATGCTGATGAAGCTTTAAAATTGGCCAATGCCACACAATACGGACTGGCTGCCAGTATATGGACAGATGCATCCAGAGGTGCAGAGATGGCATCTGAAATCGAGAGCGGTCAGGTTGCTGTAAACGGCATTGTAAAGACAGATCCGAGACTGCCCAGCGGCGGTGTCAAAAGGTCGGGCTTCGGCAGAGAATTAGGCCCCCACGGAATCAAAATGTTTGTTAACACTCAGCAGGTATGGATAGGACCTAAAAAAAGCTGA
- the doeB2 gene encoding N(2)-acetyl-L-2,4-diaminobutanoate deacetylase DoeB2: MSLERAEILKFAVELRHKLHSQPETAWKEYNTSAYIREILTDNRIRWKKCAETGTIAVLAPEAKGRHVALRTDIDALAIDEKTAVPYKSKVAGVMHACGHDGHTSALIAAALILKENEEKLDGPVTLVFQPGEEGGHGAKRILEEGCLKDVDCIFGWHNWPGIKFGEAVCPDGVVMAANGTFHIDFFGKGGHSSQPEICRDPVLAASAVVTALQQIVSRRVAPQDSAVVSVTSFEAPSGLTTIPEHSRIEGSIRISDTLMRDRVGEMIKNIAEKTADAYGVRAEVELRKRYGATVNDADSASFMRECLKNTLGENWKSDIKMPVMASEDFSYYLEKIPGAYALIGSDDGRGHNIACHNAAYDFNDRLIEPAAELLVKLAGIDNK; this comes from the coding sequence ATGTCATTAGAGCGGGCTGAAATACTAAAATTTGCAGTTGAGTTGAGGCACAAGCTTCATTCACAGCCTGAAACTGCATGGAAAGAGTATAATACATCTGCGTATATAAGAGAAATCTTAACAGATAATAGGATACGATGGAAAAAGTGTGCTGAAACAGGAACTATCGCTGTGCTTGCACCCGAAGCTAAAGGCAGACATGTGGCATTGCGTACGGACATTGATGCGCTTGCTATTGATGAAAAAACTGCAGTCCCTTATAAATCAAAAGTTGCCGGAGTTATGCATGCCTGCGGTCATGATGGACATACATCTGCCCTTATAGCTGCCGCTCTTATATTGAAAGAAAATGAGGAAAAGCTGGACGGACCGGTAACTTTGGTATTTCAGCCGGGTGAGGAAGGCGGTCATGGAGCAAAGAGAATATTGGAAGAAGGATGTCTGAAAGATGTGGATTGTATTTTCGGCTGGCATAACTGGCCGGGTATAAAATTTGGTGAGGCAGTTTGCCCGGACGGTGTGGTCATGGCTGCAAACGGTACTTTTCATATCGATTTTTTCGGTAAAGGCGGACATTCAAGTCAGCCTGAAATCTGTAGAGATCCGGTGCTGGCAGCATCAGCAGTGGTAACAGCGTTGCAGCAGATAGTCAGCAGACGGGTTGCCCCGCAGGACTCTGCAGTTGTTTCGGTAACATCTTTTGAAGCTCCAAGCGGCTTAACCACTATTCCGGAGCATTCAAGAATTGAAGGAAGTATACGCATTTCAGATACCCTGATGAGAGACAGAGTTGGCGAGATGATTAAGAATATTGCAGAGAAAACTGCCGATGCTTATGGGGTCAGAGCTGAAGTGGAATTGAGAAAGCGTTACGGTGCCACAGTAAATGATGCTGATTCTGCATCATTTATGAGAGAATGTCTGAAAAACACGCTGGGGGAGAACTGGAAGAGTGATATAAAAATGCCTGTTATGGCTTCGGAGGATTTCAGTTATTATTTGGAAAAGATTCCGGGGGCTTATGCTCTTATAGGCAGTGATGATGGGAGAGGACATAATATTGCCTGTCACAATGCAGCTTATGATTTTAACGACAGACTTATAGAACCGGCGGCTGAATTATTGGTAAAGCTTGCCGGCATAGACAATAAATAA
- the metH gene encoding methionine synthase: protein MFRKFAEKNIVVFDGGMGTTIQNESIPEALWGDFYGCNEYLNISAPEIMKNIHRKYFQAGADVAETNTFGATRLILSEYGLEDQVYEINVAGAKLARGAADEFSDKFVFGSMGPGTKLPSLSQISFDDLYEMYKEQSKGLMDGGVDGLIVETSQDLLQIKSALKAIFDNLEELKIDLPVCVSITVESTGTMLVGSDISAAAALIGSYPVFSLGLNCGLGPDMMHKPLSELTKYWNRSVSCIPNAGLPENVNGKTVYTMTPGKMAEIFKGLLDELPLNIIGGCCGTGYEHIKQLKNIAKSINPSKPSGTAAALSSSLYSSTSLTQTPPPAIIGERANANGSKAFRELLLNNDYEGMLNVAKEQEDAGAHFIDVCVAYAGRDEMFDMQHFVSLLNKTLSAPIVIDSTEPPVIETALKNYSGKPIINSINLEDGGGKLHKILKLVHDYPANVIALTIDENGMAMTADEKFKIAEKIYNIWTKQYNLAPEGLIFDPLTFSIGSGDTSLKFAAVETLNAIKMIKDRLKGAKTVLGVSNVSFGLSKESRIFLNAVFLEEAVENGLDMAIVHASKLINLSSMDKHEINLCKNLIYGRENALNEFISHFSGKSLQREEEVEEDITEEEALVKKLKKGDKKDLEKIIDTLLQKYKPFEIINDILMPGMKEIGELFGSGKMLLPFVLQSAEVMKKSVTYLKKFINKEDTETKGKVILATVKGDVHDIGKNLVEIILSNNGYEVYNLGIKVSVDEMIERAKEVKADAIGMSGLLVKSTGIMKENIAEIAQRQLDTTVLLGGAALTEGFVKNECEPLLKGKVHYCADAFSALKYLKTKPSQRRKISGKPQINQVKSDTTGDEQIRNDLSTDDIPIPPFWGSKIEENIDINDALKFMNRQTLYKTRWGYKKSSVSTEAEYIELLKNEADSEYNEILLKLNNEIKINPKVSYGYFKCQSSDETLNIYDADEKLLADVVFPRSSKPPFLSIPDYFKDIQSATFDVLPLQIVTLGSEPAEYTKQLKENNRYKKYFLLHGFFTELTEALAEFWHKRIREELKIDNKDADSIDGILNGKYRGLRYSFGYPSCPDLYGNKIIGDLLSMEKININLTETYQMVPEFSTSALIAHNSKAEYFTL, encoded by the coding sequence ATGTTTAGAAAATTTGCGGAAAAGAATATAGTCGTTTTCGACGGCGGAATGGGCACCACTATTCAGAATGAATCAATCCCCGAAGCATTGTGGGGGGATTTTTATGGGTGTAATGAATACCTTAATATCAGTGCTCCGGAAATCATGAAAAATATTCACAGAAAGTATTTTCAGGCTGGAGCTGACGTTGCTGAGACAAACACTTTCGGTGCCACAAGACTGATTTTAAGTGAGTACGGCCTAGAAGATCAAGTATACGAAATAAATGTTGCCGGGGCAAAATTAGCCCGCGGGGCTGCCGATGAATTCTCTGATAAATTTGTTTTCGGATCGATGGGCCCCGGAACAAAACTGCCCAGCCTTTCCCAGATATCATTTGATGATTTGTACGAAATGTATAAAGAGCAGTCAAAAGGTCTGATGGATGGGGGCGTCGATGGATTAATCGTGGAAACTTCACAGGATTTATTGCAGATAAAGTCCGCTTTGAAAGCGATTTTCGATAACCTTGAAGAATTAAAAATCGATTTACCGGTATGTGTTTCGATAACTGTTGAAAGCACCGGCACAATGCTTGTGGGCTCTGACATTTCAGCCGCCGCTGCACTCATCGGCTCCTATCCGGTATTTTCTTTGGGGCTGAATTGCGGCTTGGGACCGGATATGATGCATAAACCACTCAGCGAACTTACCAAATACTGGAACAGAAGTGTATCATGCATACCTAATGCAGGTCTTCCTGAAAATGTTAACGGAAAAACCGTTTACACGATGACTCCCGGGAAGATGGCTGAAATATTCAAAGGCTTGCTGGATGAATTGCCGCTGAATATCATCGGTGGGTGTTGCGGTACCGGTTACGAACATATAAAACAACTGAAAAATATAGCAAAATCTATTAATCCTTCAAAACCTTCCGGGACAGCTGCAGCTCTGTCATCAAGCCTATACTCATCCACTTCACTGACACAGACACCGCCTCCTGCTATAATAGGTGAGCGGGCAAATGCCAACGGCAGTAAAGCTTTCAGAGAATTATTGTTAAACAACGATTATGAGGGAATGTTAAATGTCGCCAAAGAGCAGGAAGACGCCGGAGCCCATTTTATCGATGTTTGTGTTGCGTATGCAGGGCGAGATGAAATGTTTGATATGCAGCATTTTGTCAGCTTATTAAATAAAACCCTTTCCGCTCCCATTGTAATTGACTCAACGGAGCCTCCGGTGATAGAAACTGCTCTTAAAAATTATTCGGGAAAACCCATTATCAATTCAATAAACCTTGAAGACGGCGGTGGCAAGCTACACAAAATACTTAAGCTTGTTCACGACTACCCTGCCAACGTTATCGCTCTTACTATTGATGAAAACGGCATGGCAATGACAGCAGATGAGAAATTTAAAATTGCTGAAAAGATTTATAATATCTGGACTAAGCAATACAATCTTGCTCCTGAAGGGCTGATATTCGACCCGCTGACTTTCTCCATCGGGAGCGGAGATACTTCCCTTAAATTTGCAGCTGTGGAAACATTAAACGCCATAAAAATGATAAAAGACAGATTGAAAGGCGCAAAAACGGTATTGGGAGTCAGCAATGTTTCATTCGGACTGTCCAAAGAAAGCAGGATTTTTCTAAACGCCGTTTTTCTGGAAGAAGCAGTGGAAAACGGTCTGGATATGGCGATTGTCCATGCATCGAAACTTATTAATCTATCCTCTATGGATAAACATGAAATAAATTTGTGCAAAAACCTTATTTACGGCCGGGAAAACGCTCTTAACGAATTTATCAGTCATTTTTCCGGCAAAAGCCTGCAAAGAGAAGAAGAAGTTGAAGAAGATATAACCGAAGAGGAAGCTCTGGTTAAAAAACTTAAAAAAGGTGATAAAAAGGACCTGGAGAAAATAATAGACACTCTTCTGCAAAAATACAAACCTTTTGAAATAATTAATGACATTCTGATGCCCGGAATGAAAGAGATCGGCGAACTCTTCGGTAGCGGCAAAATGCTTCTGCCTTTTGTACTTCAGTCTGCTGAAGTCATGAAGAAATCTGTCACCTATCTGAAAAAATTTATTAACAAAGAAGACACGGAAACAAAAGGTAAAGTCATCTTGGCCACTGTAAAAGGTGATGTGCATGACATAGGTAAAAACCTTGTGGAAATTATTTTATCCAATAACGGTTACGAAGTGTATAATTTGGGAATAAAGGTTTCTGTTGATGAAATGATTGAAAGGGCGAAAGAGGTAAAAGCGGATGCAATAGGTATGAGCGGGCTACTTGTCAAATCCACCGGCATAATGAAGGAAAATATAGCTGAGATAGCTCAAAGGCAACTGGACACAACTGTTCTGCTGGGCGGTGCTGCCCTTACTGAAGGGTTTGTAAAAAACGAATGTGAGCCGCTTCTTAAGGGAAAAGTACACTACTGTGCAGATGCTTTTTCTGCTCTGAAATATCTGAAAACAAAACCATCCCAAAGAAGAAAAATTTCAGGAAAACCACAGATTAATCAAGTAAAATCAGATACAACAGGTGACGAGCAAATAAGAAACGATCTGAGTACGGACGATATACCTATCCCGCCTTTCTGGGGCAGCAAAATTGAAGAGAATATTGATATTAACGATGCGTTGAAATTTATGAACAGGCAGACCCTTTATAAAACACGATGGGGCTATAAAAAGAGCAGTGTAAGTACCGAAGCAGAATATATAGAATTATTAAAAAACGAAGCTGACAGTGAGTACAACGAGATACTGCTAAAACTTAACAATGAAATTAAAATTAATCCTAAAGTAAGTTATGGATATTTCAAGTGCCAAAGCAGTGATGAAACATTAAATATTTATGATGCAGATGAGAAACTGCTCGCTGATGTTGTTTTCCCGAGAAGTTCCAAACCACCGTTTCTCAGTATTCCTGACTATTTCAAGGATATTCAGTCAGCAACATTTGATGTTTTACCACTGCAAATCGTAACCCTCGGAAGTGAACCGGCGGAGTACACAAAACAATTAAAAGAAAACAACCGCTACAAGAAATATTTTCTTCTTCACGGCTTCTTTACAGAACTAACTGAAGCTTTGGCGGAATTCTGGCATAAAAGGATAAG
- the doeA gene encoding ectoine hydrolase: MIERDDMTFPFEEYKRRIDELRSRMAERLLDAVIITDPENLLYLTDYKTTGYSFFQALVVPLETEPFMVTRKLEESNVIARTWVEITRPYSDTEDAIQMLVSSLKEMGLSKKTIGYERNSYFFPAYQQDSLQHTLTDGRLNDCFGIVEQGRITKSNYEIDVMRKAAKATECGMRAGIEAAKAGVTENEIGAEISAAMFKAGGEPPAVMPYVTSGPRTMIGHATWEGRVVQPGEHVFMEVGGCFRQYHTAMMRTVILGDLSDNMRYAQERMKLALNSAKDLIRPGVTVSDVDNLIRNIITVNDEYGVLITRSGYSIGVAFPPSWDEGYILSLAHGNSTVLKEGMTFHIIPWVWGVDGNKTCGISDTIRVTANGCESFFNLEEEFIIKEEEGKKKIEGADQRIEIASSVEEDKKLKKTAEKTAAGKSTKAKSK, from the coding sequence ATGATTGAAAGAGATGACATGACATTTCCATTTGAGGAATATAAAAGAAGGATTGATGAGTTAAGGTCAAGAATGGCGGAAAGGCTCCTTGATGCTGTTATTATTACTGATCCTGAAAATTTGCTTTATCTTACTGATTATAAAACCACCGGCTACTCTTTTTTTCAGGCGCTCGTTGTGCCATTGGAAACCGAACCTTTCATGGTTACAAGGAAGTTGGAAGAATCCAATGTAATAGCTCGTACATGGGTGGAAATAACCAGACCCTATTCGGATACTGAGGATGCCATCCAGATGCTTGTGAGCAGTTTGAAAGAGATGGGGCTTTCCAAGAAAACAATTGGGTATGAAAGAAACAGCTACTTTTTCCCTGCATATCAGCAGGACTCCCTGCAGCACACTTTGACGGACGGACGTCTAAATGACTGTTTTGGAATAGTTGAGCAGGGAAGGATTACGAAATCGAATTATGAAATTGACGTGATGAGGAAAGCAGCCAAGGCGACTGAATGTGGAATGAGAGCCGGTATAGAAGCAGCCAAAGCCGGGGTTACTGAAAATGAAATCGGTGCCGAAATTTCTGCTGCTATGTTCAAGGCAGGCGGAGAGCCTCCGGCAGTTATGCCGTATGTGACTTCAGGCCCGAGAACAATGATCGGGCATGCCACGTGGGAAGGACGTGTGGTTCAGCCGGGTGAGCATGTGTTTATGGAAGTCGGCGGCTGCTTCCGACAGTATCACACTGCAATGATGCGGACGGTCATTCTGGGTGATTTGAGTGATAATATGAGATATGCTCAGGAGAGAATGAAGCTGGCATTAAACAGTGCAAAAGATTTGATCAGACCGGGAGTTACGGTTTCCGATGTGGATAACCTTATAAGGAATATAATTACTGTGAACGATGAATACGGCGTTCTGATAACACGTTCAGGATATTCTATTGGAGTAGCTTTTCCGCCAAGTTGGGATGAAGGCTATATTCTTAGTCTTGCTCACGGTAACTCAACGGTACTTAAAGAGGGTATGACATTCCATATTATCCCTTGGGTATGGGGAGTTGACGGTAATAAAACCTGCGGTATCTCAGATACGATAAGAGTGACGGCAAACGGTTGTGAATCCTTTTTTAATCTTGAGGAAGAATTTATAATAAAGGAAGAAGAAGGTAAAAAGAAAATAGAAGGTGCTGACCAGAGAATCGAAATTGCATCATCTGTGGAAGAAGATAAAAAATTGAAGAAAACTGCTGAAAAAACTGCAGCCGGCAAAAGTACAAAAGCAAAAAGTAAATAG